In Agrobacterium sp. RAC06, a single window of DNA contains:
- a CDS encoding AraC family transcriptional regulator yields the protein MAGFRFHPTSIIGLEAVSATSAHVFPKHSHDTYGIGFLSAGGQISSSGRGQVEAEAGQLITVNPGEVHDGAPIGRTPRSWRMLYLTPALVTDSISDLVSSTSDLEFECPVFADTDIRNHLAALHHRFDHGPQDLPADALKEVLVLILGKALLRRREAPPPLPASLARVRQRLDEDPTTLADLSTLAREAGLSRFQLIRAFLRHTGLTPHAYRMQSRANLGRRLLMQGLVPAEVAAACGYVDQSHMHREFRRRFGLTPGAYRSAWLGCNPVQDEST from the coding sequence ATGGCCGGCTTCCGCTTCCATCCGACATCTATCATCGGCCTGGAAGCGGTCTCGGCAACAAGCGCCCATGTCTTTCCCAAACACAGCCACGACACCTATGGCATCGGCTTCCTTTCCGCCGGTGGTCAGATCTCGTCCTCGGGGCGCGGTCAGGTGGAAGCCGAAGCCGGCCAGCTGATCACGGTCAATCCGGGCGAAGTGCATGACGGCGCCCCGATCGGCCGGACGCCGCGCAGTTGGCGCATGCTTTACCTGACGCCGGCCCTCGTCACGGACAGCATATCCGATCTGGTCTCCTCGACCTCGGACCTGGAATTCGAATGTCCGGTCTTCGCTGACACCGATATACGCAATCACCTCGCGGCCCTGCATCACCGGTTTGACCATGGACCGCAAGACCTTCCAGCGGACGCCCTAAAGGAAGTGCTCGTCCTCATCCTTGGAAAGGCGCTGCTTCGCCGCCGCGAGGCACCACCTCCCCTGCCCGCCAGCCTTGCCCGTGTTCGCCAACGCCTGGACGAGGATCCGACAACCCTTGCCGATCTCTCGACGCTTGCCCGCGAAGCCGGCCTCAGCCGCTTTCAGCTGATCCGCGCCTTTCTGCGCCACACCGGCCTCACACCCCATGCCTACCGCATGCAAAGCCGCGCCAACCTGGGCCGCCGCCTGCTGATGCAAGGTCTCGTCCCCGCTGAGGTCGCTGCGGCCTGCGGTTACGTCGACCAGAGCCATATGCACCGCGAATTCCGTCGCCGCTTCGGCCTTACCCCCGGCGCCTATCGCAGCGCCTGGCTCGGCTGCAATCCTGTACAAGACGAGAGCACCTGA